GGCGAGCTTAAAGTGTTGATGGGGGTCCGTGACCAGATCCGGCCCGGGGTGAAAGGAGATCTCCGCAAATTAAAGAAGCTGGGCGTCAAGAACCTGGTGATGCTGTCCGGCGACAACCAAGGGACGGTTGATGCGGTCAGTCGGGAGCTGGGCTTGACGGAAGCCCATGGGAATATGTTACCGGAGGAAAAAGCAGCCTATATTCGACGGTTAATTGAGGAGGAAGGCCAGATTGTTGCCTTTGTGGGCGACGGGGTTAACGACAGCCCGTCCCTGGCTTTGGCGAGCATCGGCATCGCGATGGGCGGCGGGACCGACGTGGCGATCGAGACCTCCGATGTGGTCTTGATGAATTCCGATTTTAGCCGTCTTCCCCACGCCCTGGGTTTGGCCAAGGCAATCACCCGGAATATGAAACAAAACATTTTGATCGCGGTTGCCGTTGTCCTGGTCCTGCTGGCCAGTCTTTTGTTCAGTGACTGGATGAACATGTCCATCGGCATGCTGGTGCATGAAGGCAGTATCTTGGCTGTTATCTTAAACGGGATGCGTCTTTTGCGGTACCGTTTAAGATAACTGATTTTCCGCCTGTTGCAATGAATTGCCCGGTTCGAGCCAGACTGTTATAAACGGGCATGCGAACTTTAACCGCCTGGCGCAAACCGCCGCGCCCGCCTGACGGGCCGGGACCATTAAGATATAAAGGTTTAAAGGAGAGATGAATAGTGAAGAAAGCCACGATTCAACTGGAAACCTTGACTTGCCCCTCCTGTCAACAGAAGATTGAGAAGGCCGTCAAAGCTTTGGCCGGGGTCGAGAAGGAGAGTGTGAGCGTCCTCTTCAACGCCAGCAAGGTCAAGCTGAACTTCGATGAGGAGAAAGTTTCTATCGACGAGATCGAAAAGGCGATCACGGCCCTCGGGTATGAAGTAAAAAAAACGCAAGTTAACGGGTAGCAAGGAGAAAAAAGACACCGCGGCGCGGTGTCTTTTTTTATTTTTGAAAAGGCAGAAAACGGAAACAAAGCGGAGGGGGCCGTTTTCCGTTTTAGCGGCAGATTCCCCGATCCGCACTGCGCAAGAAACGGATAAAATGATCGATCTCCGCAATGCCTTGGAGTTCATGCTCCATCTTTTCGATTGCTTGCTCAATGGAAAGGTTGGAGCGGTAAAGAATCCGGTAAGCCCTTTTGATCTCATTCCGGACATCGGGAGGGGCATCGTTCCGGCGGAGACCGACAATATTAATCCCGGCAACCCGGGCCGGATTTCCATCGGCAATAATAAAGGGCGGCACATCTTTGACGATTTTGGTGCAGGCTCCGATCATCGCCAGCTTACCCACCTTCGTAAACTGGTGAATTCCGGACAACCCGCCGATGGTCACCCGGTCTTCC
Above is a window of Capillibacterium thermochitinicola DNA encoding:
- a CDS encoding heavy-metal-associated domain-containing protein; amino-acid sequence: MKKATIQLETLTCPSCQQKIEKAVKALAGVEKESVSVLFNASKVKLNFDEEKVSIDEIEKAITALGYEVKKTQVNG